In Colletotrichum higginsianum IMI 349063 chromosome 1, whole genome shotgun sequence, one genomic interval encodes:
- a CDS encoding Intracellular serine protease — protein MTNPRDEGPGSGLDPVVVVDFGLGIFSEADSQFRFNSDGIFTPRETAVLVRCSLIDVVHGQATPDDDTPCTLLVFDFQLDRVKASRTIHQAIISLVLPEGVRIRKGGLGPAGKVSFDPQSQSVSSSTEASLSAGFSHVGTLEGGVTRGGSVSMDTTHYATVMGWTTRHPKARPNDPRPHNCARWALHENQARRDGVPPHFRAAVLLERGRGADGDADFNVEVDVSAKVDLKTAVQDFTLLLGEAPRGCLPIRPRDPGTHNLREYDAARLSSQVGDLWRLSSGALETAQFSRDFV, from the coding sequence ATGACCAACCCCCGAGACGAAGGCCCCGGCTCCGGCCTCGACCCtgtagtcgtcgtcgacttcgGGCTGGGCATCTTCAGCGAGGCGGACAGCCAGTTCCGCTTCAACTCGGACGGCATCTTCACCCCTCGCGAGACGGCCGTCCTGGTCCGCTGCTCCCTCATCGACGTGGTCCACGGCCAGGCGACCCCGGACGATGACACGCCCTGCACGCTCCTCGTTTTCGACTTCCAACTCGACCGCGTCAAGGCTTCCCGCACCATACACCAGGCCATCATcagcctcgtcctccccgaGGGCGTCCGCATCCgcaagggcggcctcggccccgCCGGCAAAGTCTCGTTCGACCCGCAGTCGCAAAGCGTCTCGAGCAGCACCGAGGCCAGCCTCTCGGCGGGCTTCAGTCATGTTGGCACGCTCGAGGGAGGCGTCACGCGGGGGGGGTCCGTCAGCATGGACACAACACACTACGCCACCGTCATGGGCTGGACGACGCGACACCCCAAGGCGCGGCCGAACGACCCGCGGCCGCACAATTGCGCCAGGTGGGCGCTGCACGAGAACCAGGCGCGGAGGGACGGCGTGCCGCCACACTTCCGCGCCGCGGTGCTGCTGGAACGAGGCAGGGGAGCCGACGGGGACGCGGACTTCAACGTCGAGGTGGACGTCAGCGCCAAGGTCGACCTCAAGACGGCGGTCCAGGACTTtacgctgctgctgggcgaGGCGCCGCGGGGATGTCTGCCCATCAGGCCCCGGGACCCGGGGACGCACAACCTGCGCGAGTACGACGCGGCACGGCTGTCGAGCCAGGTTGGCGACCTGTGGAGGCTGTCATCCGGCGCTCTAGAGACGGCGCAGTTCTCGAGGGACTTTGTGTAG
- a CDS encoding Ankyrin unc44: MLKLFQVFVGCPHRSLGLASLTNDLVTLFHTTRNYPSFGLLQAARVCASTVINANRLFLESSVPLRVEIASVFSLSSSNAERVFEEFTATLGLTCEVRIGLPGPHIKLLRDNTEDEVYKPLRKILGFSGQDGVSSSIWPVVERYEGLRFLLSTVAPERSLQVKPDEAASDGLLSMDEFVSWTRRSQASQTARYLSIPTDQSTSTIMNDFVRFVSDNSKHTVRSRFRLFTFQFRELKLHPDVDMGPRVNGTRLVLASFVAQALAYLLPRTEPALRPSELLASWKAASPELLTEYHLVRVFVTLNLLLWQIRVQAIWSIWDLEHCPGDGGPARLIQDLTGCFQFTDLKPPILFAGSGDTKLGLAEIMASVGVASLELRPRARHGSSPDFEKRVSAELTLLRALHPGHGPLPGPVHDLLTDLCTETSLREALLQWIARTAHTSVTRDQWLGRIRHALSEQGHIEPLSLQSAIMSSLSREENQMAQSVIRWVLHSRRKLSPNELVTALGLEHSLAIQPGQGAESAFHQEDMRDEDEDEALPLGFEPILDCLSGLVNVVDNEVHLSHWVCIDAFVNPGSETTDRRRNTDDAESHFLILRCLLLHFSSKARRRVPDQQLAGGSFQSSLFQHDFTAYALHFWPHHFKFAQSQPSMREKTESFLADFLAKETAAVAMMLQYLQSSRAEAVRTTVPDEEGNVAAVTLLASSGFGDIGEIAALVGSPGWESDAKTLFPALLGAVGGGHGELVRRLSISPLDDDAAKDVLSRAEAGELGSDAMLHMFHQAKLREGDFQLPAPFLIRAAYAGIEEIFNDEMVKASLDRPADGGSFWRDSLCRAVISRHFNIAELLAPVAIPGLSDDDKRDVFVAAAYRGGPTALLELMRLLSADDHVRYLWVLARTGNYQAVEELLLELFGDEAPSQYLTDDSIKSSVEIAVTMSSVEVVRAILRHVDVARDGEALLDALRLAVGVSASKDMCALFLATGVKIEDRQGEDYLNEAVRGDNMELAKLLVNHGAKVDAKSPQGQAPLLSAASNGSLAMVKFLVDEKADINIRTTEGGVTPLYAASLNNKPDVVEHLLSRGADVRIPTLTRNWSPLECSYDFPDVLRHLVTKASPPPDYRRLTEFGECEATALFLAARNDCVESVRLLLEHGDPDLEFAPAVDIGDNDPAAGFTALAMAARHSNTEVVRLLLAAGANVNHRIQWQGQSVLHCVWDDKTMAAVLEYGPDIESKDSNGITPLNWHASGDDVGLLRRLVNAGAAVKTTDEDGNTPLMNAVRGGCLENLKFLTSKGVPVHHDSGRFGYPVHVCCSFGRLEALRFLVERGADVNQWHGFHGTPLEAACTRTSEDQMAVIRYLIEEKGADVNAGGSHFVGILGQAFLSGTAELVTHLVDKGSKIDAVDRTGLPSLFNVCFREKGALELLDLAVGSHGAVVTLDARDRMARTILHCAAMAGHIDLVKRLVELEPALVQDRDGDGWTALHWAARRPRLVDDTPSRDAQQDDDSKAQVMRFLVEKGCPGLEETVSAGERTWTVLEIAKNHGAPDVVVDAVKQMMEERGTTADDSREALLTEHDGWSCDACRSRIWGPLYKCTGDSCYGNFGLCFKCMPYKDLVHDPTHILVEDGEREW; encoded by the exons ATGCTCAAGCTCTTCCAGGTCTTCGTCGGCTGCCCGCATAgaagcctcggcctcgcctcgcTCACCAACGATCTTGTGACTCTGTTTCACACCACCCGCAACTATCCCAGCTTCGGCTTGCTCCAGGCCGCGCGGGTATGCGCTTCCACCGTCATCAACGCCAACCGCCTGTTTCTGGAGAGTAGCGTACCTCTCCGGGTTGAAATAGCCAGCGTCTTCAGTCTCAGTTCGAGTAACGCTGAACGA GTCTTTGAAGAGTTCACAGCCACGCTGGGTTTGACTTGTGAGGTTCGCATCGGACTGCCGGGCCCCCATATCAAGTTGCTGCGAGACAATACGGAGGACGAAGTTTACaaaccgctgcggaagaTACTCGGCTTCTCCGGGCAAG ATGGAGTTTCTAGCTCGATATGGCCCGTCGTCGAACGATACGAAGGACTCCGTTTCCTCCTCTCAACCGTAGCCCCCGAGCGCTCTCTCCAAGTAAAGCCCGATGAAGCCGCCTCGGATGGCTTGTTGTCCATGGACGAGTTCGTAAGCTGGACACGACGCTCCCAAGCCTCCCAAACCGCCCGCTATCTTTCGATTCCCACCGATCAGTCGACATCAACCATCATGAACGACTTTGTGCGGTTTGTCTCTGACAACAGCAAACACACCGTCCGGTCCCGATTCCGGCTCTTCACCTTCCAGTTCCGCGAGCTGAAGCTTCATCCAGACGTCGACATGGGCCCTCGCGTGAACGGCACGCGCCTGGTCCTGGCAAGTTTCGTGGCCCAGGCACTCGCATACCTACTCCCTCGCACGGAACCGGCACTCAGGCCGTCCGAACTGCTGGCTTCTTGGAAGGCTGCCTCGCCCGAGCTGCTGACCGAATATCACCTGGTGCGTGTCTTCGTCACTCTGAACCTGCTGCTCTGGCAGATTAGAGTCCAGGCCATCTGGTCCATCTGGGACTTGGAGCACTGTCCTGGGGATGGCGGGCCCGCTCGGTTGATACAAGACTTGACGGGCTGTTTCCAGTTTACCGATCTGAAGCCCCCCATTCTCTTTGCCGGTTCCGGGGACACCAAGTTGGGCCTGGCGGAGATCATGGCTTCCGTCGGCGTGGCATCGTTGGAGCTGAGACCGAGAGCTCGTCATGGGTCGTCCCCCGACTTCGAAAAACGTGTTTCCGCCGAGCTGACGCTGCTACGAGCTCTCCATCCGGGCCATGGTCCTCTGCCGGGGCCCGTCCATGATCTGCTGACGGATTTATGCACCGAGACGTCACTTCGCGAGGCGCTTTTGCAATGGATTGCCAGGACGGCCCACACGAGCGTGACGAGGGATCAGTGGCTGGGGCGGATCCGGCATGCTCTCAGCGAACAAGGCCATATTGAGCCGCTGAGTCTACAGAGTGCCATAATGAGCTCTCTTTCCAGAGAGGAGAACCAGATGGCGCAGAGCGTGATCCGCTGGGTTCTGCATTCTCGCCGGAAGCTCTCTCCGAACGAGCTCGTCACTGCTCTGGGTCTCGAGCATAGTCTTGCCATCCAGCCAGGGCAAGGCGCCGAATCAGCATTCCATCAGGAAGATATgagagacgaggacgaggacgaggctTTGCCTCTTGGTTTTGAGCCTATACTAGACTGTTTATCAGGTCTCGTCAACGTGGTCGACAACGAAGTTCACCTCTCCCACTGGGTGTGTATCGACGCGTTTGTTAATCCTGGATCTGAGACCACGGACCGGCGGCGTAATACGGACGATGCAGAGTCGCACTTCCTTATACTACGctgtcttcttctccatttCTCTTCCAAGGCGAGACGTCGGGTACCGGATCAACAACTCGCTGGCGGCTCCTTTCAGTCTTCTTTGTTCCAGCACGACTTTACCGCGTATGCTCTCCATTTCTGGCCGCACCACTTTAAATTCGCACAGTCTCAACCATCCATGCGAGAGAAGACTGAATCGTTTCTGGCGGATTTTCTGGCAAAAGAGACGGCGGCCGTTGCGATGATGCTGCAGTATCTCCAGAGCAGCCGGGCCGAGGCTGTCAGAACGACAGTGCCAGACGAAGAAGGGAATGTCGCTGCAGTAACCTTGCTCGCGAGCTCCGGCTTCGGTGACATCGGCGAGATCGCCGCTCTTGTGGGCAGCCCCGGGTGGGAGTCTGACGCGAAGACGTTGTTCCCGGCCCTGTTGGGGGCAGTCGGCGGAGGCCACGGAGAGCTCGTGAGACGGCTATCTATCTCCCCCCTGGATGATGACGCGGCCAAGGATGTCTTATCTCGAGCCGAAGCAGGCGAGCTGGGCAGCGATGCCATGCTTCACATGTTCCATCAGGCGAAGCTCAGAGAGGGGGACTTCCAACTCCCAGCTCCTTTTCTCATCCGCGCCGCCTACGCCGGCATCGAAGAGATCTTCAACGATGAGATGGTCAAGGCGTCACTCGATCGGCCCGCTGATGGCGGCTCGTTCTGGAGGGATTCCCTATGTCGGGCCGTGATTTCACGGCATTTCAACATCGCAGAGTTGCTGGCGCCGGTCGCGATTCCCGGTCTGAGCGATGACGACAAGCGTGACGTCTTTGTGGCGGCTGCGTACAGAGGAGGACCGACGGCCTTGTTGGAACTCATGAGACTGCTCTCCGCGGATGATCATGTGCGGTATCTTTGGGTTTTGGCCCGCACCGGTAACTACCAGGCCGTGGAAGAGTTGCTCCTCGAACTCTTCGGGGACGAGGCTCCGAGCCAGTATCTCACCGACGACAGTATCAAGTCGAGTGTAGAAATTGCTGTAACGATGTCTTCCGTTGAAGTCGTCAGGGCCATTCTGAGAcatgtcgacgtcgcccgcgacggcgaggccctgctcgacgctctccggcttgccgtcggggtgTCGGCGTCCAAAGACATGTGTGctctcttcttggccacgGGCGTTAAGATCGAGGATCGGCAAGGAGAGGACTACTTGAACGAAGCAGTACGCGGAGACAACATGGAACTGGCGAAGCTGCTTGTCAACCACGGAGCCAAGGTCGACGCCAAGAGTCCCCAGGGCCAGGCGCCGCTCCTCAGCGCCGCCAGCAACGGCTCCTTAGCCATGGTCAAGTTCCTCGTGGACGAGAAGGCAGACATCAACATCCGGACGACGGAAGGAGGCGTCACACCGCTGTACGCGGCGTCGTTGAACAACAAGCccgatgtcgtcgagcatCTCCTGAGCCGAGGAGCGGACGTCCGAATCCCCACCCTCACGCGCAACTGGTCGCCGCTGGAGTGTTCGTACGACTTCCCGGACGTGCTACGCCACCTCGTCACCAAggcatcgccgcctccggaCTACCGGCGTCTGACCGAGTTCGGCGAGTGCGAGGCCACGgcgctcttcctcgccgcgcgGAACGACTGCGTCGAATCCGtccggctgctgctggagcaCGGCGACCCGGACCTGGAGTTCGCGCCCGCGGTGGACATTGGCGACAACGACCCCGCGGCCGGCTTCACGGCCCTCGCCATGGCCGCGCGGCATTCCAACACCGAGGTCgtcaggctgctgctggccgcgGGGGCCAACGTCAACCACCGCATCCAGTGGCAGGGGCAGTCGGTCCTCCACTGCGTCTGGGACGACAAGACGatggccgccgtcctcgagtACGGCCCGGATATAGAATCGAAGGACTCCAACGGCATCACGCCCCTGAACTGGCACGCCAGCGgagacgacgtcggcctgcTCAGGCGCCTGGTCAACGCCGGGGCGGCCGTCAAGACAACCGACGAGGACGGAAACACGCCGCTCATGAACGCCGTCAGGGGCGGCTGTCTCGAGAACCTCAAGTTCCTCACGTCCAAGGGCGTGCCCGTCCACCACGACTCGGGGCGCTTCGGATACCCGGTCCACGTGTGCTGCTCCTTCGGCAGGCTGGAGGCCCTGcgcttcctcgtcgagcgAGGCGCCGACGTGAACCAGTGGCACGGGTTCCACGGGACGCCCCTGGAGGCGGCTTGCACGAGGACGTCCGAGGACCAGATGGCGGTGATCCGGTACCTcatcgaggagaagggcgccgacgtcaaCGCGGGAGGGAGCCACTTTGTAGGCATCCTGGGCCAGGCGTTCCTGAGCGGCACCGCAGAGCTTGTCACGCATctcgtcgacaagggcaGCAAGATTGACGCCGTGGACCGGACGGGACTTCCGTCGTTATTCAACGTCTGCTTCCGCGAGAAgggcgccctcgagctgctggacTTGGCCGTCGGGTCtcacggcgccgtcgtcactCTGGATGCGCGGGATCGCATGGCTCGGACGATCCTGCACTGCGCGGCGATGGCCGGGCACATCGATCTGGTCAAGAGGctggtcgagctcgagccGGCGTTGGTGCAGgaccgcgacggcgacgggtGGACGGCGCTGCACTGGGCTgcgcgacggcctcgtctggTGGATGACACGCCGAGTAGGGACGCCCAACAAGATGACGATTCCAAGGCCCAGGTGATGCGTTTCCTGGTCGAGAAGGGGTGTCCCGGGCTCGAGGAGACGGTGTCGGCGGGCGAGCGGACGTGGACGGTTCTGGAGATTGCAAAGAACCACGGGGCTCCGGATGTCGTCGTTGATGCTGTGAAgcagatgatggaggagaggggaacAACGGCGGACGACTCGAGGGAGGCCCTTTTGACGGAACATGACGGATGGTCGTGCGATGCCTGCCGCAGC CGAATCTGGGGCCCGTTGTACAAGTGCACGGGAGACAGCTGCTACGGGAACTTTGGGCTCTGCTTCAAGTGTATGCCTTACAAAGACCTGGTCCACGACCCAACACATATCCTGGTCGAAGATGGAGAAAGAGAGTGGTGA
- a CDS encoding HET domain-containing protein: protein MRLIHTFSYVLHNLSESNLPPFAVLSHAAGQSNCSDTDDTSSHQTTARVDLDNSILAACGKAAARGLSYLWVGSACIEKTSSLELQEAVSFSIRLLRAAAVCFVHLHDLPAGSGYLAKAWGCCRYWRRSWTLQELIAPSEVEFFDADWEHRGSRSSPELLAILPAITGIDKSILLDSSALSRVAIGVRLSWAAGRESTRAEDAAYSLAGIARVNMSIRYGEGADQAFARLVNKIVQDTTDGSIFAWTSNDGQAVRGLLPRSAAEFRHLTNSPGADCHEPWTFDGSIQLSSRGLVLDSRASMQDSSLVFEIGRTAGKSMGVRLRMLGDQFVRVDPSSLSDVPRTANRCRIMVARDVDAETLRSIRNRTPRSPLRPPGQTWHIPRHIPYLSLVSVKRERSGRPKTPVSEYSAIQVESLRTTSPILPCEDDHGSCSDYEEFSDFEIVDSDDEDEDLDENDDEDEEDEGEEEPLGQDEVRGTTSLNPYHPFQSEREGLPQAHPLLRPEKWYLREYNPLERRLGYKDCLLEDDLRSIEDVVSHLRRRHPKPPYCPKCRIILETPTARDAHIRNLACQVRHPTAIEGVDETRLVELMRRRRKGLGEAETWRQICAVACPGASMPDSPYLEGGLGLAVSQVWDYWREKGRACIEEYMSERFAGEQFEAGELDCFHSVTLADLVRRTVEDGVS, encoded by the exons ATGAGACTCATTCACACATTCTCATACGTCTTACACAACTTGAGCGAGTCAAACCTGCCTCCGTTCGCCGTGCTGTCCCACGCGGCGGGCCAGTCGAATTGCTCTGACACGGACGACACATCATCCCACCAAACGACTGCGAGGGTCGATCTAGACAACAGCATCCTGGCTGCTTGTGGCAAGGCAGCCGCCCGCGGCCTCAGCTACCTCTGGGTTGGTTCTGCGTGCATTGAAAAAACATCTTCCCTGGAGCTCCAGGAGGCCGTCAGCTTTTCCATCCGCCTGCTCCGTGCGGCCGCCGTGTGCTTCGTCCACCTCCACGATCTCcccgccggctccggctACCTCGCGAAAGCGTGGGGCTGCTGCCGGTACTGGAGGCGGAGCTGGACGCTACAAGAGCTCATTGCGCCGTCCGAGGTGGAGTTTTTCGACGCTGACTGGGAACACCGGGGATCACGATCGTCGCCGGAGCTCCTTGCCATCCTTCCTGCCATCACGGGGATCGACAAGAGCATCCTGCTCGACAGCAGCGCCCTTTCGAGGGTTGCCATCGGAGTACGGCTGTCTTGGGCCGCGGGCAGGGAATCCACtcgcgccgaggacgcggcATACTCTCTGGCCGGCATCGCCAGAGTCAACATGTCCATCAGGTACGGCGAAGGCGCGGACCAGGCCTTTGCACGTCTCGTGAACAAGATCGTCCAAGATACTACCGACGGGTCCATCTTTGCCTGGACCAGCAACGACGGGCAGGCCGTTCGGGGTCTCCTTCCGCGATCAGCGGCCGAGTTCCGCCATCTTACGAACTCGCCGGGGGCGGATTGCCACGAACCGTGGACTTTCGACGGCAGCATCCAGCTCAGCAGCCGAGGGTTGGTCCTCGACTCGCGGGCATCGATGCAGGACTCTTCGCTGGTTTTCGAAATCGGTCGAACGGCGGGCAAGTCGATGGGAGTACGGCTTCGGATGTTGGGCGACCAGTTCGTGCGGGTTGACCCGAGTTCTCTCTCCGATGTCCCGCGCACAGCAAACCGCTGCCGGATCATGGTAGCCCGCGATGTGGACGCCGAGACACTCCGTAGCATCCGAAACAGAACACCTCGTTCACCGTTGCGACCCCCAGGTCAAACATGGCATATTCCTCGGCACATTCCATATTTGTCCCTAGTCAGTGTCAAAAGGGAGAGGTCAGGCCGACCCAAGACTCCCGTCAGCGAGTACTCGGCCATCCAGGTTGAGTCTCTTCGAACCACCTCGCCGATTTTGCCATGTGAAGACGATCACGGCTCGTGCAGTGATTACGAGGAGTTTTCGGATTTTGAGATTGTCGactccgacgacgaggatgaggactTGGACGAGaacgatgacgaagacgaggaggacgaaggagaagaagaaccaCTAGGTCAGGATGAAGTACGCGGAACCACGTCGCTGAACCCATATCACCCGTTTCAGTCGGAACGTGAGGGCCTG CCTCAAGCCCATCCCCTTCTCCGGCCGGAGAAATGGTACTTGAGGGAGTACAACCCTCTGGAAAGGAGACTCGG ATACAAAGACTGCCTGCTGGAGGACGACTTGAGATCGATCGAGGATGTCGTGTCCCATCTCCGGAGGCGCCACCCGAAGCCACCGTACTGCCCTAAATGCCGCATCATCCTCGAGACACCGACGGCCCGGGACGCACACATTCGCAACCTGGCTTGCCAAGTCCGACACCCGACGGCgatcgagggcgtcgacgagaccCGGCTCGTCGAGCTGATGAGGCGCAGGAGGAAGgggctcggcgaggcggagaCCTGGAGGCAAATCTGCGCAGTGGCGTGTCCCGGTGCCTCGATGCCCGACTCTCCCTACCTCGAGGGAGGCCTCGGTCTCGCCGTGTCGCAGGTTTGGGATTACTGGCGCGAGAAGGGCAGGGCGTGCATCGAAGAGTACATGTCTGAGAGGTTTGCGGGCGAGCAGTTTGAGGCTGGAGAACTGGATTGCTTTCATTCCGTCACCTTGGCGGATTTGGTTCGGCGGACGGTTGAAGACGGTGTCAGTtag
- a CDS encoding Het and ankyrin domain protein codes for MLFWSHIALVADGLVAPEGRRLRRSWPGPACCSTTVAFLSRHLAGAHADWLIAQSTAEWISKVYRFYTTSVSLSDQCPTTEQVTTRAPAGTSSNRVEKRQNAKTKAGLKGSAKSKGIGKAAAAKSRLPLEDRKDDDDESEDGHDSDTGAHPEGSRSTEARLMACPYYKMDPIQHYRCVEKHKLDGFNRLKQHIERCHSTTLYYCALCWVKFKDAEARDGHMRSGGCEPIAGPEDFTGDEINRLQNNLPRGWPDHDKWYWVWDNFFAAHPRPESPYVYEGIREPLSLLTSIAKRNANSQEFGDWLMARLRMPFSEYSTLWDDIIGQLLTLCHEHTPLSRQSPPPPPSANAPPTAMTHAALYSHGGSGSMSFFPRPYSTIEPIPHDGWAQPLQMNTPSASQAAPGPGNPGRNGSSTGATPGHDDWNIAAGGTQSTDEAAPDPMDEFMDFL; via the exons ATGCTCTTTTGGTCTCACATAGCGCTCGTGGCCGATGGCTTGGTGGCACCggaaggccgccgcctccgccgcagCTGGCCGGGTCCGGCCTGTTGCTCCACCACCGTCGCTTTTCTCTCTCGGCACCTCGCAGGGGCTCATGCGGACTGGCTCATTGCGCAGAGCACAGCCGAATGGATTAGCAAGGTTTACCGGTTTTACA CAACAAGCGTCTCACTCAGCGACCAGTGCCCGACCACTGAACAAGTGACAACCAGGGCCCCCGCTGGAACAAGCTCGAACCGGGTCGAGAAACGGCAAAACGCGAAGACCAAGGCCGGGTTGAAGGGCTCAGCCAAGTCAAAGGGAATAGGGAAAGCAGCCGCGGCAAAGTCGAGATTACCGCTAGAAGACCGcaaagatgacgacgacgagagcgaAGATGGCCACGACAGCGACACGGGCGCGCATCCGgagggaagccggtcaacGGAGGCCCGGCTGATGGCCTGCCCCTACTACAAGATGGATCCCATACAACACTACCGCTGCGTCGAGAAGCACAAGCTGGACGGCTTCAACCGGCTCAAGCAGCACATCGAACGGTGCCATTCCACCACCCTGTACTATTGCGCCTTGTGCTGGGTGAAGTTCAAGGACGCCGAAGCCCGCGACGGCCACATGCGCTCGGGAGGGTGTGAACCAATCGCCGGGCCCGAGGACTTCACGGGGGACGAGATCAACCGGCTGCAAAACAACCTGCCCCGCGGCTGGCCCGACCATGACAAATGGTACTGGGTGTGGGACAACTTCTTCGCGGCACACCCGCGGCCCGAGTCGCCGTACGTCTACGAGGGCATCCGGGAACCTCTCAGCCTCCTCACCAGCATCGCCAAGCGTAACGCGAACTCCCAGGAGTTTGGGGACTGGCTGATGGCTCGGCTCAGAATGCCGTTCTCCGAGTATTCGACATTATGGGACGACATCATCGGCCAGTTGCTCACGTTGTGCCACGAGCACACCCCGCTGTCCAGACAAagcccaccaccaccaccctccgCCAACGCTCCTCCGACGGCCATGACACATGCTGCGTTATACAGTCATGGTGGGAGCGGCAGCAtgtctttctttccccgGCCATATTCGACGATCGAGCCGATACCGCACGATGGTTGGGCCCAGCCTCTGCAGATGAACACGCCCTCCGCGTCTCAGGCTGCCCCGGGGCCCGGGAACCCAGGCAGGAATGGTTCTTCAACGGGCGCAACCCCCGGACATGACGACTGGAACATTGCAGCTGGCGGAACGCAAAGCACAGACGAGGCGGCTCCCGATCCGATGGATGAGTTCATGGACTTTCTTTGA